In Pieris brassicae chromosome 8, ilPieBrab1.1, whole genome shotgun sequence, the DNA window atttataaccGCTCCCTCACCGATAAAAAGGTATACATTAtcttacatttttttcttattattatataagctTCGCAACCCAATAGGTATCTTTGACGCTTGAGTAAATCCCCATTTAGCATCGGCTCCCTTACCATTATACTATAACAGGCTttctaacatattttttttttttataattttacaaaatatatctaataatacgAATATAGCTCTGAGTCAGTACACCATCTGTATTGATTAAGATatgcatttaattataatttacataatcaaacgtatatataaaattgactAGTCCCAAAgcctaaataataaaattattttaactcaaTTTAAAGAAGATGCTGTGGTAAAactagaaaaagaaaaaagacaTTCTTtagtttaacaataattttagttgAATCCCGTAGCTtcataattctatttttgttatttccgtagaaagtttaatttaagttttccaaGTGATGACGCTTAAGTAGCTCGTAGACttcacattttaaataattaaaatccagTTACAGATTGGGAACCTTTTAATAACTTCAATCGATCAAGAAAATTCAGTAAAGGTAGgtacatatttttactataaactACTATTATAGTCTATTTATTCCTTTCCTGTATCTGTTCCTTTGATttgattgtttatattttagccAAGTACGCTCATTTTAAGGTCCTCGAGACGTGTTTGTttctttactatattttaccATACCaaccaattaaatttattgtggtTATACATCTCACAACTTTAGCCACGGTGTATATAAGATAGTTTATTGCTGTTTTATatccttattttattttcagatatgAGATCTTCAATCATAGTGGTGCCAATAGAAAAATaacacatagaaataaataagtttattaaaataaaaactagcaATATATGCTTGTTGCATTtgctatattataaaacattcaataaaaaatgatttctGATACAAACATCCTTTTTTTCCATAACTTATTTATAGGAGTTATAAAACTCCCTTTTcctctaaaatataattatacagagataaaaaaaataataggctGTTAAATGCTCAAGGGAATATGATACAGatactgttttaaattaatatctgtTAGATCTTATGGCAATATTATTTAGTCAAATTCTCTACTATTATCCATTCTATTGTGGTAAGTCAAACTTCTTTTATTCTGAGGATGAGGAACATTTGATTTGAAAAGCAtagctaataaaatataaaacccaCCAACAATTTTACTAAGAAAATCTAGGAAACCTAAAAGCATAGGAGtagagtttttaattaatatagataattcCCTCAAtaaagctaaaataaaattaccaagGAAATTAACAAAAGCTGTACTGCCTGTGAATATAGCAATAATGAATGCAAAAACAAAAGTGACAAACTCTTTTGCATTTCTTATTGTTAATGcactttttaatgtttctttaatttcactaatactttcatttaaattttctttaacttCGCTAACTTGGCTTACATTATTCTTAGGCTTTTTATTAGCTCCTGTTAGTATAGGTTCCAATTCTAAATATGAGTCTGTGATGGGCCTTATGcaatttaatgatattaatatttcatcaaCTCTGAATTTGATACTTTTTACTTGAAACCAGAATGGGCCGAATGGTTGATTATCTATTTCTGTCCACAAACATAGGCTAGGTGATACATTAACACTTATAGCATTTGAATCCGTTATACCAATCCAATGTAACAATGGAAACACAGAACGAAGTCTTTGAAGAGCTTCAATCATATCCCTTTTGATTTCTGCTTCAGCAGCACTTATAACAACGACATCACGATAACCAATTCGTTGATCTACAAGTCTTCTTTCAAGATAGCGGCCTAAGAAAATGCGAGAACGCAGTAAatctttaacatattttttcacaTTTAAAACAGCCATATCTTCAATTCTATCCAACTGTGTCGAATTTTCAGACGAATCTGCAGACGGACTTTGCACTGAAACACTCATTTTGTATGCtttgcttttataaaaaataaagtgcaAATTAATTCCTAAGATATTTCAACCATAACAAAGCTtagaagtataaataatttttgacagCCGTCATATAATTGTGACACAGATGCAATAGAGTGACACTGACTGTAACAGCTACATTGGAATCAGTATTCAGTGATGCCAACTTGTATAGAATGTTCCCGCTAGGCAGTGATGCCAACTTCAAATAACGCTAAATATCGATGTAAAACCCCAGCACCACACAACGCAAGTAGTAATAGctgttaattgttattacaaccttatagctttttaatatttcagtttataTTTGGTTGCTGATTGTGTTTGaggattaatataaattgtatagatatatgtttttaagaaTAGGAAATCAATTTCTTGATTAAAGTACCCCCTAAATAAATGTACCTCCTAAAAAGCCCTGAACATTTTATTTCTCCCAAATTTGGTGGGAAAACTCCCTAGTTGGCATCACTGATGCGAATGATAGATAAATCAAACTAGTGATCATTTACAACAGATTATGTATTGGGTAGGTCCATTCTCTTTATAAGTTAAAATCACGATGTGTCTAAAAAACGGATTTAGTtcagttttgtttaaaataggAAGTctggttttaaattttatctgaTAATATTGAATTGAAGTTAATGaagattaagaaaatatttttttgttaagattcttttattttcaaatactacaaattttaattacatattctAAAGGTACATCTTTCATAAATGACATTTGTTTATAgcattaaaacacattttagatgttacaaataatagcgaatatataagaataataattaattatatattcctttgtacataattcaatatatttaattcttttaaaaaataacgcgTTTAGCTTAaacttataaagaaataaacgatataaaataagtcttaaccaaaaattgtatttcatataaaatcttCTTAATAGGAATTCATTAAGGCAAATACACTTAAGGGATATTACCATAtatgttaggttaggttactCAAAATGTTTCGTAATGACATCAGCTGagacaattaatatataaagcaTCCCAAACTATCACATTGAATCTAGAAAATGGTTAATTAGTGAATTAACTATGCTCTCAGAGcatacaataaaatcttatcTACTTTAAAATCATGAATAAACTTACAATGTGCCttacttttattacattagtAATTCAATAACAATGCTATACGTAAACAACTTCGttcaacataaaaaaaaaaatatttcgacgCTTGCAGTGTTGTTTGCTTAGCGCAAAGTATCTTTGTCTAACACCTCAAGTAGAAATTCTTCACAATAAAAAATCGCacacatattttgtttaaaagtaatatttttattctatggCAACATTGTTTTATCTTCAAAAGATTTTGTAAACTCTCTATACTATTGTTACTTGTAttctatctatatttataaaataacataactataataaaatagtaaaaattatccCACAAAATGGTTTTGcaattatctatttaaatttcaaataattaatagctagacatctaataaaattattttttctagttAACACATTACTAAATCTAAAACCGATATGctgtataaaaatcaatatatattaaaaggaacttaattactttgttattaattatctagcaatttatttaactgaCATTCTTAATCATAAGCAAGACAgacgtaaatattatgttcgaTTCATgtgattttagtttaaaaaagcaatattGTGTTTCGTAATATAGGGCACCTTTTCCAACCCTAaatcgtaatttaaaaatatcatcttTTTTTTACGACAAGTCATACCTAATATAAgtgaaatagttttaatataaattatccaCAATACGTTAAACACTCTAAACGTAGAAAAGTCAATAATTAAGTACTAGAATTGACTACTAAAGATCTAGCCGTTATCTATCCGCCCTAAGCCATTCTAGATTTGTATATCCCACTACTCACAACCTTTATACCCACTTTCCTTAATTCGTTGATTAATTAGACATACAGATTTCCTCGGAAACCCTGTTTAGGCCAACAAAAAAGAAACTATACCCGTTGGTACGAAATTTCTTACTCTTTGCCAACTTAACCGTCTcgaataaaaccttttttaagataaaagtAGTAATGTTTTGCGTATTTAAAGAGGAGGAAAATTCTCAAGTAATAATAGCTAAAGCCTTAATCTAACATTACGACGTGAAATTCACAATTCATAATCTGTAGACTATACTAAAACACAGCCCTTAGGAAGGACTAAACGTCACACTTACATATGTCAGCTGTCAATCAactataaagttaaaagttatattttatctatgcACAAAGACCGAACTTTTTAATCTTCTTGttcaaataaagtaaatcaGTCTCAATATATTCAACTTCTCTTTCACAAATTGTGTTTTGATAAAACATTAAGAACGTTGTTTTACTAAACACTACTCAAAGACTGATTCAATTCAACCGCTAAATCACTTTTATAAGTACAATAAATACTGCAAAAGCTTTCACCTATAAACTAACTAACCTAAATACTATCCAAAACGAATAAGCGAGACAATATTGTTGACTAATTTCCACTTATAACTGTCAACCGTTGTCAAAACCATTTTTTGAATCGAAACACACtctgtatataaaattgacAAACTATTTAACAATAAGAAAACCGCGTACACTAGTTAGGAACTTATCAAAATTGTCCTGAAACCGAATTTTATGGGTTCGTAAACCGTCAAACAGAACTCCATTCGTCAAAACCGTGAAGGCCTCTTCTAACCGCGGAACATTTGCGGGGTCGTTGGCCGCGAAGGCATCGATTAGCTGCCGAGCTAAACCTTCCAGCAGAGCCGGTTTCACACACGTCAAGGCATAAATGGCTGCCCCGGCCGCTGGAATGGAATCTGGTGGAATTTCCATCTTTATTATCAACATTAGCAGAAGCTCCGCCAACGAAAGGAGAGACATAGCGTAGGGGTTGTCGGAGCCAAGTGTGCGGACTTTGTTGGCGATACCAGTGATGGTGTCGCAGCAAAGTGTCGACACATCGCACGATACAGCGGTCAGACCCACCCTTAGAGCGGACACTACCATCGCGAAATCTTCCACCGGAAGATTGGTGAGCTGGAAAGGACATTCCGCattatttaacagtttttttttatttaacgatttcccatttttattttaaaaagctttcGCTGTAAGCaaaaacaataacatataTCAAAGTCGTAGCGtcaaaaaaacacaaattgaCAGTGAGAATACGTACACGACAAAACACACTCGGAAAACCGGATATGACATACCTGATCGTGATTCTCCAAATCGCGTATCATCCGGTACGCGTGTAAGGCCAACGTCGGTAAGGACAAGAGTGGCGGTGTGACCAGAGGTAATAATAACCGTAAACCCCTTGCGCAAGTTGGCCCTACATTTCCTTCACCACTACGGGCTATTGCCCCAACTACTTCCATTATCGCGCATATGTCCTAGAAttgtcattaaatataattaacctgtggcttataataataatatatccataatatacataattatataaataaaaaacaaaaagtaagtaggctacataagttattaggcaacaggcggccttatcgctaacaagcgatttcttccaggcgaTCCTAATATGGAacgaataaaaaaagaaacatttacGGAGGGTAcgagaagtgcataattaactAAGTAAAAAACTCTAAATAACATGCaacaataactaaaattaaattaaattaaatccaaagaattaaataatcatatgTGTAAGAGCTCTGCTAAGGGATAATTgactcacaattaatatatataagtagtagctaattacgaggcagaagaaaaaatatcaaaaagaagatttttatatatttttagacacTTGAGTCTCTGAGTGACTCGTATgacataacatatatatatatatatacagtgaaACCTGGTTAAGTGGGACCTGGTTAAATGAGAAACCTCTATTATCGAGAGCTGCAACGAAGTCTcggttcttttttattaaattacctcTGTTAATGGGACTTTTTGAATCTGGTTAAATAAGATTtgaattttaagattttttcgaTGTTTACCTCTATAATTGAGACTCTGTAGCTCAATTACCTGTATAAGTGAGACGTATTAATAAGGTTTCAACACGTTTTGACGTGTTTGTTTACGTACATTTCTCGTCGTCTCACGCGCATGTTTTGATTGTCAGTACTACATATCTCATGTTTTGCTAGCAACTAGCAAtcaaatacaaacaaacataacCGATTACGATTACGCCATTTAAGTCATAAACTTTCATACCTACATAAAATTCATAACATCAAAAATacgcatttttattaacataacctCTGCAAATGAGacaactataaatttaaacctgTTTAATTGGAAAACTGGATTATTGAAAATCCTCAATAATTGGTACATATGTCCCTTGGGATCCCAATTAACCAGGTttcactgtatatatatatatatatatatgtgtgtgtgtgtgtgtgtgtatatatatatgtcaggGAATGCTCGGATAACCTTCTATTACTTGTCAGAATCAGATtcgatttattttgttattatttaattgtttcattttgaACATTATTACGACCAATCACAGCAAATGTTTCTAGAAGGATTGAGGCGCCATCTTGACTTCGGACAGTGCGCCCACGCAGGATAGCACTGATGGAGTATTCAGTGGACCATTGTGGAGATGAGAGATTGGACTGAATTGTGAGATCTATGCCCTTCACCAGCGGCTCGTTATAATTTAAGctaaagtattatttgtaGTACTAAAAGTAAGTAATCTAGATTAAATATTGTTCGATATTCGTCTTGTACCCTCGTGACACCCACTAAACACTAATGACGATCAATATCGATGGAGTGATGATATGTATtatctgtgtgtgtgtttaaaaTCGAACTCCACAGCTGGATCTATGTATATGTGTTTTGTGAATtagatagtttttattttacgacTGGACTATAATCATAGCTTGTTTAGACTGAGAAAAATCTgttggattaaaaaaaaaggttttttcttaaatttagatatatataaatatagactttatatattatttggcCTTATGTAATAAACTCGTaagtttatttctttaaaaaagtcTAGCAATAAATTGAGATAATTTATAAAGGATAACTATAAGCAAGGCGACCTTTATAGACTCGATAAGTCTGCTGCAATATTCTCACCTCATAAGCCTCTTCTTCAGCGTCTTGAGGGATGCTGGTGATTTTGCCAGAATTCCAGCTCATATATACTTCAAATGTCGTGTTGCATACTTCTAAGAACCTGgaatcaaaatcaaataattcaaaattataaagtgattttatttaaacatatacattatacgcacattaaagaaaattaaatcatatataataacacaTATTTAGGCACCAAACTCTTAACGACTTAGCGATTATACTTCACATGCTATGCGCATACGCATTAATCTTCCAGGCGGTACAACCGTTTTCTCTTTActccaaatatttaaaaaatgtgtttataaatgtgtgtatacttataagtttttaaattctctCAGACTCAGGCCCGTTACGCAATAcgtatatcaatattaaatctaGTTTTCAAGACCCGTCAAACCATTATTTCTACATGAATTTTGACATAAGAGAGTATGATTGTAAAAGCTACGggggtaaataaaaataaacaaatcagtggcgctaaaacctttttaggtctgggcctcagatttctgaatctgtctCATGACatcaatcttataggcaagtagatgataaGCCTTCTGTCAgacacgtcgactttttagatCTAAGATCGGttttcaagcgaatgttaaatgcgcacataaagaAAGtccacagccgggaatcgaacctacgacctcagggatcaTGGTATAAAATCTTGGGAAACACTGGTACAAAGGCTAAACTCACCTGTTAACATTCTGTTTTTGTACGGAATGCAGCATTCTCTTTGCGCTCCTAGCGAGGAGGTTTATAGCTGGCAACACCACGCCCGGGTAATTGTGGTACTTGAACACTATTGCAGGGACCTTATCTAAAGCACCGAGCAGCATCATAAACTGCTCATCCACAGATCCTAcctatgaaatgaaaaaatgtttctatatGAAATTGGATATTTCATTAAGACTATCAATTTAGACATCTTAACACTTACGTGTACCCACTAATTTCTCAAAATAATATCAAGATGAACTAACGAAAAATGTCTATTCTAAGAGTTCAAGTTTCATCAAAACCGGTTCAATGGTTAGGACAACTACGGATTTCTGGAGGCAAACTGTGCTTAACGTATTGAGATCATATATCGATCATATTAAgtcaatttgaaaaaaatataatgtcagATGCTGACATCTGTCAGATGTGACTACTATGACAGTTATGAATGGCTATCTACGCATTTCTGTCGGTTAACATATTGGGATATgccaacttaaaaaaaatacaacgaGAGATACTGACGTCAGATGTGACTATGAAACTTTGACATATTGACATATGCCAGTTGCAAAAAAGCAATGTGACTGACATGTCAGATGTGAGTATGACAATTAATACTCACTTCGTGGACTCCCTCGGTAACCCCAATAAAGCAATCAAGCGTATCAGCGAGCATATTCCGAACCGGTTCAGTATCAGAGTccatatttagtatattttgtaatttctcAGTCAGAGCCACGGTACTTGTCAAAAGGCGGGAACGAGCTTcacctaaaatatattttttttttgtttttaatatttaaaacaaatacagtaATGTTACATAAGACAATTTACGATACGATTTCAACTTAAGCGCGTAtactgtcaaatgtcaaacttCATAAAGAATGTACTGACAGCGCTTGTCAAGTTTGACGGCCAAAATACTGCTATTTATGTGTATGCTATTAAACAACTTACGacattaattaagtaaaaataccTTCAGAATATGTAGCAGCAATGGCGAAGGCTCTATGTAGCTCCCGCCTAACGTGACCGGGAAGATTGTTACCCGCGGCCTCCCACGCCACTAACGACAGGAACTCCTCGCAACTGGCTAAAGGACTTTCCCTGTAATTTATTCGATTAtccgataataataataaatcttgattgataaaagaataatggttgtgacaaaattgatCCAACGCTATTtgaataatcataataataatacactcTGTATTTGACAGTGCAGTGTGGCTGAGACTAGTtatatgtgtgtgttaaaTGGAATCACAGAGTCAAGCCCCCTGTAGAACCGAAATCCAATTCGGCTGAATCTGGATAATTTGACTTTCTCAGAATCCATAGATCGagagattttattatgaaGGGGAATTCCCTAAATGCAAAATCTATGAACTACTAGTCTCTTTAACTTACTCACCATAGACTACATGTTTTAGTCTATGCTCAatgttcttaatttaaatattttgtttaatttattttgaacaagatttatatacttttttgcacatttatgttttttttttttaattcagtaaataattaaataataataatttaaagtttatacacACTAATAATgctttctattttattttcttccgTGTGTGTCCGTCTCTTTTTACTGTcgcttttaattttgtttttattttttatgtttataattataaattataaatcagtGATTACACCGTTTCATTATCTTTCccttttcatcacagcatCAATTTTATTAGACGAAAAGAGACAATACTATGTGTGAAAAATTGTCAAATcatttgtgattttaatttacaattcaaCATATAGAAAAATGTTTACTCACTTGCGATGATTGTGCGCAAGAGTGGCCAGTAATTGTGTAGCGTGTGTTGCAGCAACAGGCTGAGATGAGAGATGTCGTAGAACGGCCGCTGCTCGTCGCGTTATTCTACTTATTGACCACACAGAACCTTGAGAACCAGTCCCAAAAGCGCTTTCTAGCACCTGGAAATTATTACgaaaattttactttgaatcTTCAACCCGACAAAAcaagacaatattattttaaagcttttgTTACTAAAATAGACTTTAAATACTTACTTTTCGTATTTAACGAACGGCCATTTTGACAAGAATGTAATTCTAGAAAtgcctttattaatttaaatccaataatttaaaatcaagaaCACtactgtataatatttttgaagtgaaacttctttttcggcgttgtaaaaaaaattaccgtcacattgttcggttacgcgtcacatttttccgttaggcgttaggttagtcttgtccctaccacggttgattcaaatccattaataacaaagatatataataacgataacaatcatagtaataaattataaataaattacaattaatgaaattctgtaataatcttagtagtaataaggttaaatgaaagaattgtattatttgtattcatgtctatgataataaaaaccttttgttaaacgttatctaatttaacttcacttaatcaatttctgtaaagttgcatattttttttgaagtttcacttcttacgtgtctACACtaatacacgcacacatttttttctacaatttAAACGTCATTATTAGCGATGTGCCGAACAGTATAtagatttaaagaaatttattctcattaaaaatgtgtttaaaaaaaagtattaaaataaaagactaGACCACGACTTCAACGTACgctaatttttaatactatttatattgaGAGGAGTGGAATGTTATGAATAggttagatttatttatttttagctttAAAGATAATTTCAGAAGTTTTCATggtattaatacaaaaaaggttataggccaagttttttttagcttgagaaattatttgttgtattgaatgaccaaaaaataataatcaggTAGCATTTGCAAACTGTGTAATCTGGTTGCATAAGCCTAAGTTATGTATACTATTTACATAGTTGAACACCAATAGAGGTCCAAGAACCGATCCTTGTGTGATCCTTAAGtacgatataaatattttaagtagtgAATGACTAACGGTATCAAACGCTTGTTTAAGATATATTCGATTTTAAGTCCGATATATTTgaacatttgttaattaattacgttaactaatttacataataatttaactacaTTTACTCTCTTACTTAGGAAATGCTTTCGTTACCTGCACTCTTTTTGTCTTCTCTTCTTAACATCTCTTACCTCAGAATATTGCGAAGACTGTTGCATCAAGTATGAATTGGCCCATATCTTGAGCAACCATGAAATTGTGGCAGATAATTCAGGGCTGAAGACGGACCCTAGCCCAGCTTCTAAGGCCGCGTATTCGTACATACTTATACGGAGTATCTCACCCATTATTCTGAAAAACAGTATCGTTAacctatagaaaatattataga includes these proteins:
- the LOC123713464 gene encoding uncharacterized protein LOC123713464, whose translation is MSVSVQSPSADSSENSTQLDRIEDMAVLNVKKYVKDLLRSRIFLGRYLERRLVDQRIGYRDVVVISAAEAEIKRDMIEALQRLRSVFPLLHWIGITDSNAISVNVSPSLCLWTEIDNQPFGPFWFQVKSIKFRVDEILISLNCIRPITDSYLELEPILTGANKKPKNNVSQVSEVKENLNESISEIKETLKSALTIRNAKEFVTFVFAFIIAIFTGSTAFVNFLGNFILALLRELSILIKNSTPMLLGFLDFLSKIVGGFYILLAMLFKSNVPHPQNKRSLTYHNRMDNSREFD